GCATATCTATGGACTTTGTGGTGGCATTACCTAAGACTCAGAAGAAATTTGACTCCATTTGGGTGATTATTGACAGGCTCACAAAATCCGCACATTTCATACCTGTAAGGACTACTTACAATGTATCAAAGCTTGCAGAGATTTACGTTGCGGAAATTGTTAGATTACACGGGATACCATCTAGCATTGTGTCAGATAGAGATCCAAAGTTCACTTCTCGTTtgtggggagcattgcatgagGCATTGGGTACTAAATTGAGATTGAGTTCTGCTTAACCCTCAAACCGATGGTCAAACTGAAAGGACTATTCAGACATTAGAGGATTTGCTAAGAGCTTGTACATTAGATAacagaggaagttgggatgatctATTGCCCCTCGTTGAATTTACCTATAATAATAGATATCATGCAAGCATCGGTATGGCCCCGTACGAGGCTttgtatgggcgcaagtgtcaaactcccttgtgttggtatcagGATGGCGAAAACTTAATCGTAGGGCCAGAgctggtgcaacagactacagagAAGGTGCGTCAGATCCAAGAGCGGATGAGAACAGCACAGAGCAGGCAGAAGAGTTATGCTGATCGACATAGGAGACCCTTAGAGTTTCAGGAGGATGAACATGTATTCTTGAGAGTGACgcctactactggagttggtagGGCATTGAAGTCTAAAAAGCTTACTCCGAAGTTTATTGGACCATATCAAATTCTTCGACGTGTGGGTCCAGTGGCGTATCAAATTGCTTTACCACCGAATTTAGCTAATTTACATGATGTGTTCCATGTATCACAATTGAGGAAGTACATTGCAGATCCATCCCATATTATTGCCCCAGATGATATTCAATTGAAGGAGAATTTTACCTTCGAGGTCCCACCGATAAGCATCGCTGACAGAACTACCAAACATTTGAGGGGAAAGGAAATTCCGTTGgttaaggtgatttggaaccagACAACTGGGGATGCTACTTGGGAGTTGGAAGAGAAGATAAGAGAGCTTTACCCATACCTTTTAGAGACCtcttagtttcgaggacgaaactattttaagggggtaagtattgtaacaccccctttttttaattaattaatttaaaatcattagttttgtttatccttttattaatttagtgtgacgatagtaagataattattctttgaatgtttaattatttgataaagtattttcatattaaataatttattattgggatttttattattgactaattaaaactcgtagaaatatttgtcttagagtgaacaatgaccaagccaattttgactaagtcaaatttaatcactcacactactatttttataaccatattttataaaatttaatttatattgtgtccattcaaatgtgtaactagcaagaataaatacatgaatgccaattaattcttaacggttggtcattgaatggcattattccaatttaattccttattcatgtgtgcaattaaactcaatgaagagaattattcattctctctgatcagctttatgcctcctttattagtcacatacacctctccttcttaggacacgattaaacttacagtagaggaaaataagtcataatcactcacacgcattaccaacactacattcatctcaaatattttctaagccactcaaacaaccatccttaCATTCCCTAGCTTTTTGATCGgagctataaacttttattcaccTTGGTGAGACtttcgagggctatatagtggtacgtggaaggaaagcgtccaaggtaagggcttttccccatgcagagttaggttagatattaaattagcgattcgtaagatattgatatggtgtctgaatgtattaaaagaaaaatgtcgattttatttccgtcgtaaagaaattaactatcatgctttgattgtttcttttgagtaatatctctattttgatgaaattaattatagaattatattttattaccattccttcatcaatatgtttgttgtgaaaacgttcaatgccatacatgttttagagtacttacttataaagttataatttttataatgatgtagtcattaacatgtttattatgatgtatttaattttaatccttgattcttgagtatttaaattttaaaacttgacttttatgaacaatatacgtgttttgatgaaattgatgaaaagtttatttttcatttaccaatatgaggaaattgatttttgaatgcattaatgaatagttttctttgtggttgcctaagtggctggttatttgtgtatgatttttctttgtggttgcctaagtggctagcgATTTGTACATTTtcgaacatcattatcattgtcatgacataccatatgcatctttgtggacgccttagtggctggtttaattttccccattggtatgggtgacttctgtgtggacgccttagtggctggctatatccggatcatgtatgtttaggacatgcataatttgcatacaatttattgtcattgttatttttatataattattgattttaaggtgagttactacttgttgtttagatatattttataatttttgatacaccttatgaattataaaaatcattttctctaaatcttttattacaaaaagattttatatttatattttatggttgttaacttattatttggtctaattttgccgtgggatgaactgaccccttacaccaacatttaggtactaacgatcttgaagggttgcatgaatgacgtttgcttggcgcacgcgcgtgggaaaaaggggtactttaataaaataataataataatgtttgcaGTGATAAAACCGTTGTGATACAATTTCtaagtttgtttatttttcatcgttgatttttaatagaaatgcggtggcggggtccttctgctaggaaaaacttgaattattctatttttaagcgaacattttctacaattaataaattgtctttacatataataatatccgataaatcgcattgtggtatttttttaaaatggaatcaaactatttactagagaaattttatttattatatgattatctactttaaaaaaaaattaagccgtttttgaaagaaaataaatatttttaagtaatgtcttggatcaaaatctgGGGCGTTACATATGCCAACAACTAGCTTGATTAGACCAGACTTAAATCAACATC
The genomic region above belongs to Cicer arietinum cultivar CDC Frontier isolate Library 1 chromosome 4, Cicar.CDCFrontier_v2.0, whole genome shotgun sequence and contains:
- the LOC101490921 gene encoding uncharacterized protein encodes the protein MAPYEALYGRKCQTPLCWYQDGENLIVGPELVQQTTEKVRQIQERMRTAQSRQKSYADRHRRPLEFQEDEHVFLRVTPTTGVGRALKSKKLTPKFIGPYQILRRVGPVAYQIALPPNLANLHDVFHVSQLRKYIADPSHIIAPDDIQLKENFTFEVPPISIADRTTKHLRGKEIPLVKVIWNQTTGDATWELEEKIRELYPYLLETS